A genomic window from Salvia hispanica cultivar TCC Black 2014 chromosome 5, UniMelb_Shisp_WGS_1.0, whole genome shotgun sequence includes:
- the LOC125186325 gene encoding RNA pseudouridine synthase 7 isoform X1, protein MKRKRRQPDDTMDIVWQTPANPPHRQDYIFRHGVRYVRPYYFEFISHAKNRWAGKTIVDLFADEFKGRPRDYYVSAVKTGRIQVDGQKVPISYVVKPSQKISHFLHRHEPPVMAMDIQILHTEPDVVTVYKPATTPVHPCGQYRKNTVVGILQAEHDLAPLFPIHRLDRLVSGLLIIARSASKADSFRQQIESGEVKKQYIARVTGVFPEDEQVADVNVNYNAREGRSTVEVIIKLMQVENGPTGNSSAKGKSACTKFTRVSTNGTESIVLCEPITGRTHQIRVHLQYLGHPIANDFLYLSESVPHRSIEGLSADRAAANPGLPLKVNHCEINESGSEDECAEDFNIDPMCTNCPDLPPKGYDIHEAGLWLHCIRYSGPDWTYECPYPKWASLS, encoded by the exons ATGAAGAGAAAGAGGAGGCAACCAGACGACACCATGGACATCGTCTGGCAAACTCCCGCCAATCCTCCTCATCGCCAAGACTACATTTTCCGCCACG GAGTAAGATATGTGAGGCCCTACTATTTCGAGTTCATTTCACAT GCAAAGAATAGATGGGCGGGGAAGACGATTGTCGATTTGTTTGCCGATGAATTTAAAGGCCGACCTCGCGATTACTAT GTGTCTGCAGTGAAAACTGGACGCATACAAGTTGATGGTCAGAAAGTTCCTATATCATATGTAGTTAAGCCATCCCAAAAAATAAGCCATTTTCTGCATAG GCATGAACCACCAGTTATGGCTATGGATATCCAGATTCTCCATACAGAACCAGATGTTGTAACTGTTTACAAGCCTGCAACAACTCCT GTGCATCCATGTGGACAATATAGGAAGAACACAGTTGTTGGTATTCTTCAAGCAGAGCATGACCTGGCACCCCTATTCC CAATTCATCGATTAGATCGCTTGGTCTCTGGACTTCTTATAATAGCTAGAAGTGCTTCCAAGGCTGATAGTTTCAGACAACAG ATTGAATCAGGAGAAGTCAAGAAACAGTATATTGCAAGAGTGACAGGAGTTTTTCCTGAGGATGAG CAAGTTGCTGATGTCAATGTCAACTATAATGCCCGAGAAGGAAGGAGCACGGTTGAGGTGATAATTAA ACTTATGCAGGTAGAAAATGGTCCAACTGGGAACAGTTCTGCGAAAGGGAAGTCCGCTTGTACCAAATTTACTAGAGTTAGTACCAATGGAACAGAAAGCATTGTTTTATGTGAGCCAATCACCGGCAGGACACATCAG ATACGTGTTCATCTGCAGTATCTGGGGCATCCCATAGCTAATGACTTTCTCTATCTATCGGAAAGTGTTCCTCATCGTTCTATTGAAGGATTGAGTGCTGATAGAGCTGCAGCAAACCCAGGACTTCCCTTAAAGGTCAATCATTGTGAGATTAATGAGTCTGGTTCTGAAGATGAGTGTGCTGAAGATTTCAACATCGATCCTATGTGTACCAACTGCCCAGATTTGCCACCCAAAGG ATATGATATACATGAAGCAGGTCTGTGGCTGCATTGTATTAGATACTCGGGCCCTGATTGGACGTACGAGTGTCCATATCCAAAATGGGCATCTCTTAGTTag
- the LOC125190564 gene encoding bidirectional sugar transporter SWEET14-like, which yields MAGFSEHWALAFGLLGNIISFCVFLAPLPTFYQIYKKKSSEGFQSIPYVVALFSAVLWIYYALLKGNATFIITINSVGCFIETFYIVFYFYYASKKSKVTTMKFLGLVVVSGMGIFCVTHFLMRPSQRPIVVGWICLVFSLCVFIAPLCILRQVVRTKNVEHMPFLLSFFLTISAVMWFFYGLLLKDYNIAIPNVLGFIFGLLQMALYARYRNVDKIMDHKLPEVQKPISVTEEEKNNIHKIVEVYKLSSLLNSDKNGVEATPQTQA from the exons ATGGCTGGTTTCTCTGAACATTGGGCTCTTGCATTTGGACTACTtg GGAACATCATCTCGTTCTGTGTATTTCTCGCTCCTTT ACCAACTTTTTACCAAATCTACAAGAAAAAATCAAGCGAAGGATTTCAATCGATTCCATACGTGGTTGCTTTGTTCAGTGCAGTACTATGGATTTACTATGCACTTCTCAAAGGAAACGCTACTTTCATAATCACCATTAACTCAGTTGGCTGTTTCATCGAGACTTTTTACATTGTCTTTTATTTCTATTACGCCTCAAAGAAGTCCAAG GTAACAACGATGAAGTTCCTAGGTTTGGTTGTTGTAAGTGGAATGGGAATATTTTGTGTTACTCACTTCCTAATGAGACCTTCTCAACGTCCCATCGTAGTCGGGTGGATTTGTCTCGTGTTTTCTTTGTGCGTCTTCATCGCCCCTCTATGCATCTTG AGACAAGTCGTGAGAACCAAGAACGTGGAGCATATGCCGtttcttctctcatttttccttACAATTAGCGCAGTCATGTGGTTTTTCTATGGGCTTTTGCTAAAAGATTATAACATTGCG ATTCCAAACGTGCTAGGCTTCATCTTCGGCTTGCTTCAAATGGCGCTCTACGCGAGGTACAGAAACGTAGACAAAATCATGGATCATAAGCTCCCAGAAGTTCAAAAGCCAATAAGTGTTACGGAGGAAGAGAAGAACAATATTCACAAAATCGTTGAAGTTTACAAATTGAGTTCACTTCTGAATTCAGACAAGAATGGGGTGGAAGCAACGCCGCAAACTCAAGCTTGA
- the LOC125191260 gene encoding bidirectional sugar transporter SWEET10-like has product MADLAFVFGLLGNIVSFMVFLAPIPTFYQIYKKRSTAGFQSLPYIVGLFSAMLWMYYAFLKPDTTLLITINSVGCFIQSAYICFYLVFASKDTRIQTVKLILSLNVVGFGLVLFLTQFFANESNRGSIVGWICLVFSLCVFVAPLGVVRQVIRTKSVEYMPFLLSFFLTLSAVMWFFFGLLRKDYNIAIPNVLGFSFGVIQMVLYLMYKNAKEGGAQVPEVVEVKIEKISELKEQIIDVVKVGGMTLEIIPLGADGGIIVGGDKTCIPE; this is encoded by the exons ATGGCTGATTTGGCTTTTGTTTTTGGCCTTTTAG GCAACATTGTGTCATTCATGGTCTTCCTTGCTCCAAT TCCAACATTCTACCAAATCTACAAGAAAAGATCAACTGCAGGCTTCCAATCCCTCCCGTACATCGTGGGATTGTTCAGCGCTATGTTGTGGATGTACTACGCGTTTCTGAAGCCCGACACCACCCTCCTCATCACCATCAACTCGGTCGGCTGCTTCATTCAGTCTGCGTACATCTGCTTCTATCTTGTTTTCGCCTCTAAAGACACTAGG ATTCAAACCGTGAAACTGATTCTCTCGTTGAACGTGGTGGGATTTGGACTAGTTCTATTCCTAACTCAGTTCTTTGCCAATGAATCAAACCGCGGCAGTATTGTTGGATGGATTTGCCTTGTTTTCTCCCTCTGTGTGTTCGTCGCGCCTCTAGGCGTTGTG AGACAAGTGATAAGAACGAAGAGCGTGGAGTACATGCCGTTTCTTCTCTCGTTTTTCTTAACCCTAAGCGCGGTCATGTGGTTTTTCTTTGGGTTGCTACGCAAAGACTATAACATTGCT ATTCCTAACGTTCTGGGATTCAGCTTCGGGGTGATTCAAATGGTGCTTTATCTGATGTACAAAAACGCGAAGGAAGGAGGCGCACAAGTGCCTGAAGTAGTAGAGGTTAAAATAGAGAAGATTAGTGAATTGAAGGAACAGATCATTGATGTTGTTAAGGTTGGAGGAATGACTTTGGAGATTATTCCTTTAGGCGCGGACGGAGGCATTATCGTTGGAGGGGATAAAACCTGCATCCCGGAATAA
- the LOC125186325 gene encoding RNA pseudouridine synthase 7 isoform X2: MKRKRRQPDDTMDIVWQTPANPPHRQDYIFRHGVRYVRPYYFEFISHAKNRWAGKTIVDLFADEFKGRPRDYYVSAVKTGRIQVDGQKVPISYVVKPSQKISHFLHRHEPPVMAMDIQILHTEPDVVTVYKPATTPVHPCGQYRKNTVVGILQAEHDLAPLFPIHRLDRLVSGLLIIARSASKADSFRQQIESGEVKKQYIARVTGVFPEDEQVADVNVNYNAREGRSTVEVENGPTGNSSAKGKSACTKFTRVSTNGTESIVLCEPITGRTHQIRVHLQYLGHPIANDFLYLSESVPHRSIEGLSADRAAANPGLPLKVNHCEINESGSEDECAEDFNIDPMCTNCPDLPPKGYDIHEAGLWLHCIRYSGPDWTYECPYPKWASLS; encoded by the exons ATGAAGAGAAAGAGGAGGCAACCAGACGACACCATGGACATCGTCTGGCAAACTCCCGCCAATCCTCCTCATCGCCAAGACTACATTTTCCGCCACG GAGTAAGATATGTGAGGCCCTACTATTTCGAGTTCATTTCACAT GCAAAGAATAGATGGGCGGGGAAGACGATTGTCGATTTGTTTGCCGATGAATTTAAAGGCCGACCTCGCGATTACTAT GTGTCTGCAGTGAAAACTGGACGCATACAAGTTGATGGTCAGAAAGTTCCTATATCATATGTAGTTAAGCCATCCCAAAAAATAAGCCATTTTCTGCATAG GCATGAACCACCAGTTATGGCTATGGATATCCAGATTCTCCATACAGAACCAGATGTTGTAACTGTTTACAAGCCTGCAACAACTCCT GTGCATCCATGTGGACAATATAGGAAGAACACAGTTGTTGGTATTCTTCAAGCAGAGCATGACCTGGCACCCCTATTCC CAATTCATCGATTAGATCGCTTGGTCTCTGGACTTCTTATAATAGCTAGAAGTGCTTCCAAGGCTGATAGTTTCAGACAACAG ATTGAATCAGGAGAAGTCAAGAAACAGTATATTGCAAGAGTGACAGGAGTTTTTCCTGAGGATGAG CAAGTTGCTGATGTCAATGTCAACTATAATGCCCGAGAAGGAAGGAGCACGGTTGAG GTAGAAAATGGTCCAACTGGGAACAGTTCTGCGAAAGGGAAGTCCGCTTGTACCAAATTTACTAGAGTTAGTACCAATGGAACAGAAAGCATTGTTTTATGTGAGCCAATCACCGGCAGGACACATCAG ATACGTGTTCATCTGCAGTATCTGGGGCATCCCATAGCTAATGACTTTCTCTATCTATCGGAAAGTGTTCCTCATCGTTCTATTGAAGGATTGAGTGCTGATAGAGCTGCAGCAAACCCAGGACTTCCCTTAAAGGTCAATCATTGTGAGATTAATGAGTCTGGTTCTGAAGATGAGTGTGCTGAAGATTTCAACATCGATCCTATGTGTACCAACTGCCCAGATTTGCCACCCAAAGG ATATGATATACATGAAGCAGGTCTGTGGCTGCATTGTATTAGATACTCGGGCCCTGATTGGACGTACGAGTGTCCATATCCAAAATGGGCATCTCTTAGTTag